A section of the Trichomycterus rosablanca isolate fTriRos1 chromosome 6, fTriRos1.hap1, whole genome shotgun sequence genome encodes:
- the utp6 gene encoding U3 small nucleolar RNA-associated protein 6 homolog, producing MADQVQQRLEERIPGFEQLQRVGLFTNKEIKSVLKRCTALEYKLHRSVLSKEDFISYIQYEINLLELIKKRRARVGYQFKREDIEFPIIQRINSVFRRALSKWQDDVQLWLSQVAFCKKWGTKGQLSKIFSSMLAIHPDKPSLWIMAAKCEMEDRDSSESARHLFLRALRFHPENKKVYQEYFRMELMHAERLRKQQQELEQAKIDLEEYEFSEEILSGKLAEIIYRDATQKIKGAEFMLSLLEIASIFDFTKDLQHNILQDLQSQHTDDSVTWDFMARRELEVAGAPELQSAQSRASDISCREERCSAVYEEGLKNLNTEPMWTSYVRFCLDRSKRKTNVAVLKEKRRQRLLSVLQRAHDAELLQETFYKTWLEVLISSEETETAVQVAIAATKRFSQSLETWLLSLQTLVHLDTAETGSLFQEALKHVNPKESLPVWKLQVVWSMASQSPDMTEALFQKALLSSVPAVSTALKETYLEWAYKTGGYKKARKIFTSLHEHRPFSKNFFTKMVQIEKEQEKPKMSNLRDYYERALREFGSTDDDLWMDYIREEMSALGNPENCGKLHWRAVKNLTGESVERFTTQYTLLQTGHI from the exons ATGGCGGATCAAGTGCAGCAGAGGCTTGAGGAGAGAATTCCTGGGTTCGAACAGTTACAGAGAGTCGGTCTGTTtactaataaagaaataaa ATCTGTGCTGAAGAGATGTACAGCTCTGGAATATAAACTACACAGAAGTGTGCTGAGCAAAGAGGATTTTATTTCCTACATACAG tATGAAATAAACTTACTGGAGCTCATAAAGAAGAGAAGGGCT CGAGTGGGATACCAGTTTAAGCGGGAGGATATTGAGTTCCCCATCATCCAGCGAATCAACAGTGTGTTCAGAAGAGCTCTCTCAAAGTGGCAG GATGATGTCCAGCTGTGGCTCTCACAGGTTGCCTTCTGTAAGAAATGG GGGACGAAGGGTCAACTTAGCAAGATCTTCTCCTCCATGCTTGCCATCCATCCTGACAAACCCA GTTTATGGATCATGGCTGCGAAATGTGAGATGGAAGACCGGGATTCGTCAGAGAGCGCTCGCCATTTATTCCTCAGAGCTTTACGCTTTCATCCAGAAAACAAAAAGGTTTACCAGGAG TATTTCCGGATGGAGCTGATGCACGCTGAGAGACTGAGGAAACAGCAGCAGGAACTGGAACAGGCTAAAATCGATCTT GAGGAGTATGAGTTCTCTGAGGAGATCCTGAGTGGAAAGCTGGCTGAGATCATCTACAGAGATGCCACCCAGAAAATCAAAG GAGCAGAGTTCATGCTTTCATTACTGGAGATTGCTTCCATTTTTGATTTCACCAAGGATCTGCAGCACAACATTCTGCAGGA TCTGCAGAGTCAGCACACAGATGATTCAGTTACGTGGGACTTCATGGCTCGGCGTGAGCTGGAGGTGGCTGGAGCTCCTGAGCTTCAGTCAGCACAGAGTCGAGCCTCCGACATCAGCTGCAGAGAGGAACGCTGTAGTGCTGTGTACGAGGAAGGACTCAAGAACCTCAACACAG AACCGATGTGGACGTCGTATGTGAGGTTCTGTTTGGACCGATCTAAGAGAAAGACTAATGTTGCAGTGCTAAAAGAAAAG AGAAGACAGCGACTGCTCAGTGTGCTTCAGAGAGCTCACGATGCCGAACTGCTGCAGGAGACCTTCTACAAGACCTGG cTGGAGGTCTTGATCTCATCTGAGGAAACTGAAACCGCTGTTCAAGTGGCCATAGCAGCCACCAAAAGATTCAGCCAATCATTGGAGACGTGGCTGTTGAGCCTGCAGACACTGGTTCATTTAGACACTGCAGAGACGGGAAGTCTGTTCCAGGAAGCCCTGAAACATGTCAATCCTAAG GAGAGTTTGCCAGTGTGGAAGCTGCAGGTGGTGTGGAGCATGGCATCTCAGAGCCCGGACATGACAGAAGCTCTGTTTCAG AAAGCGCTGTTATCGTCAGTCCCTGCAGTTTCCACAGCGCTGAAGGAGACTTACCTAGAGTGGGCTTACAAAACCGGGGGCTACAAAAAAGCCAGGAAGATTTTCACCAG CCTGCACGAGCACAGACCCTTTTCCAAGAACTTCTTCACCAAAATGGTCCAGATCGAGAAAGAACAG GAGAAACCGAAGATGAGTAACCTGAGAGATTACTACGAGCGAGCGCTGCGAGAGTTCGGCTCTACAGACGACG atctgTGGATGGATTACATCAGAGAAGAAATGAGTGCTCTTGGAAACCCAGAGAATTGTGGAAAGCTGCACTGGAGGGCCGTGAAAAACCTGACTGGAGAGAGTGTGGAGCGCTTCACCACCCAGTACACACTCCTACAGACCGGCCACATCTAA
- the suz12b gene encoding polycomb protein suz12-B — protein sequence MAPQKYTGQAVSAAVNGKSAATVCSSSVNMKKPRMEQIQADHELFLQAFEKPTQIYRFLRTRNLIAPILLHRCLTFMSHRNSRTNANRKTFKVDDMLAKVERMKGEQESHSFSSHLQLTFTGFFSKNDKPCHNSENEQNSVSLEVLLVKVCHKKRKDVSCPIKQVPTGKKQVPLNPDARQTKPMSFPTLIVPSTEFEPSNSHMVKSYSLLFRVSRPGKSHSSSFINGETDENVDVKEDVSSRKKRSTSHRDDDGHFSETFVAQMTVFDKNRRLQLLDGEYEVSMQQIEDCPISKKRATWETILDGKRLPPFETFSQGPTLQFTLRWTGDPNSTSVAPVTKPLSTRNSDCSGPENRPATLRSAQGALKESLNSSSNSSSGGSGGVQTRREQTVSEPRQKLRIFYQFLYNNNTRQQTEARDDLHCPWCTLNCQKLYSLLKHLKLSHSRFIFYYVPHPKGARIDVSINECYDGSYVGNPQDIHSQPGFAFSRNGPVKRTAVTHILVCRPKRVKPSLSEFLESEDGELEQQRLYVSGHNRLYFHSDSCMPLRPQEMDLDSEDERDPEWLKEKTATQIEEFTDVNEGEKEVMKLWNLHVMKSGFIADNQMNQAIMLFVENCGPHIARRNLWRNFLLHLVSMHDFNLVTTATIDRAMTRLREIQAEMPKPHESTCNGHAISSDFSLHGKRTKSAVSD from the exons ATGGCGCCTCAGAAGTACACAGGTCAGGCTGTGAGCGCTGCTGTAAACGGTAAAAGTGCTGCTACAGTCTGTTCATCTTCTGTTAATATGAAGAAACCCAGAATGGAGCAAATCCAAGCTGATCATGAGCTCTTCTTGCAGGCTTTCGAAA AGCCTACACAAATATACAGATTCCTGCGCACGAGGAACCTAATTGCG CCGATTCTGCTGCATAGATGCCTGACATTCATGTCCCACAGAAACTCGAGAACAAACGCCAACAG GAAAACATTTAAAGTGGACGACATGTTGGCGAAAGTGGAGCGGATGAAGGGGGAACAGGAGTCACACAG TTTTTCATCACACCTGCAGCTGACATTTACTGGTTTCTTTTCTAAAAATG ATAAGCCATGTCACAACTCAGAAAATGAGCAAAATTCTGTTTCTCTTGAGGTGCTTCTTGTGAAAGTCTGCCATAAAAAGCGTAAG GATGTCAGCTGCCCCATAAAGCAAGTGCCTACTGGGAAAAAGCAGGTGCCTTTGAACCCGGATGCGAGGCAGACCAAGCCAATGTCCTTCCCCACACTGATTGTGCCCAGCACGGAGTTTGAGCCTAGTAACAGCCACATGGTAAAGTCTTACTCACTGCTGTTCAGAGTGTCTCGCCCAGGAAAAAGCCACTCCAGCTCCTTCATCAATGGAGAGACGGACGAGAATGTTG ATGTAAAGGAAGATGTGTCGAGCAGGAAGAAGAGGAGCACATCTCACCGTGATGATGATGGTCACTTTTCAGAGACATTTGTGGCACAGATGACCGTCTTTGACAAGAACAG GCGGCTGCAGCTCCTGGATGGAGAGTATGAAGTATCTATGCAGCAGATAGAAGACTGTCCCATTAGCAAGAAAAGGGCCACCTGGGAAACCATACTGGATGGAAAG AGGCTTCCACCATTTGAAACATTTTCTCAGGGACCGACTCTACAATTCACTCTACGCTGGACTGGGGACCCCAACAGCACTTCTGTGGCCCCTGTGACTAAGCCACTGTCTACACGGAACTCGGACTGCAGTGGCCCTGAAAATCGGCCTGCCACCCTCAGATCCGCACAGGGGG CTTTGAAGGAATCTCTGAACAGCAGTAGTAACAGCAGCAGTGGTGGAAGTGGTGGTGTTCAGACCAGGAGAGAGCAAACTGTCTCTGAACCCCGGCAGAAACTCCGCATTTTCTACCAG tttttgtacaACAATAACACACGGCAGCAGACAGAGGCTCGGGATGACCTGCACTGTCCCTGGTGCACACTGAACTGCCAGAAACTCTACAGCCTTCTTAAACACCTCAAACTCTCACACAGCCGCTTCATCTTCTACTATGTG CCTCATCCTAAAGGGGCAAGGATAGACGTGTCTATAAACGAGTGTTACGATGGCTCCTATGTAGGGAATCCCCAGGATATTCACAGCCAGCCCGGATTCGCCTTTAGCCGCAACGGCCCAGTCAAGAGAACAGCCGTCACACACATCCTGGTCTGCAG GCCCAAGCGTGTTAAGCCCAGCTTGTCTGAGTTTCTGGAGTCAGAGGATGGTGAGCTGGAGCAGCAGAGATTGTACGTGAGCGGCCACAACCGGCTCTACTTCCATAGTGACAGCTGCATGCCACTGCGTCCTCAGGAGATGGACTTGGACAGTGAAGACGAGAGGGACCCTGAGTGGCTGAAAGAGAAAACCGCCACG CAAATTGAGGAGTTTACGGACGTGAATGAAGGAGAGAAGGAGGTGATGAAGCTGTGGAACCTCCATGTGATGAAATCAGG GTTTATAGCAGATAACCAGATGAACCAGGCCATCATGCTGTTTGTGGAGAACTGTGGTCCCCACATCGCCCGTAGGAACCTGTGGCGCAACTTCCTGCTGCACCTGGTCAGCATGCACGACTTTAACCTGGTCACTACTGCCACCATCGACCGAGCGATGACGAGGCTGAGGGAGATCCAGGCTGAGATGCCCAAACCACACGAAAGCACCTGCAACGGTCACGCCATCTCCTCTGACTTCTCCCTGCACGGCAAACGCACCAAGAGTGCTGTCTCTGACTAA